Proteins co-encoded in one Syngnathoides biaculeatus isolate LvHL_M chromosome 22, ASM1980259v1, whole genome shotgun sequence genomic window:
- the LOC133495674 gene encoding receptor-type tyrosine-protein phosphatase epsilon-like isoform X2, with amino-acid sequence MLLFLVATTTSSNSSGNGNHTQEGVPSTGHHVLPTVLVLSLLLLIIALLAWYFLSFRLKKQRKAAVTTVDKKIPNGIQEEQDATVVLLPRSASAAKNYPPLAVEHLEDEYRLRSADDGKLFREEYNSLPGGHAHGAYEEANKDDNKDKNRYPNILPYDHSRVVLTQLEGSSASDYINASYIDGFTVKNKFIAAQGPKEETVADFWRMIWEQKVSTVVMLTNLKERKEDKCSQYWPDQGCWTYGNVRVAVEDFTVLVDYTIRKFCIQYSSDAAKTPRPVTQMHFTSWPDFGVPFSPIGMLKFLKKVKALNPQFAGPIVVHCSAGVGRTGTFIVIDGMIDMMHAEQKVDVFGFVSKIREQRSQLIQTDTQYSFIYQALLEYYLYGDTELDVSSLEGHLHKLHNTFNQGDRVGLEEEFKKLTNMRIMKENMRTGNLPANMKKNRVLQIIPYDFNRVILSMRRGQEFTDYINASFIDGYRQKDYFIATQGPLQHTVEDFWRMVWEWKCHSVVMLTELQEREQDKCCQYWPAEESQTYGDYGVETKADVLCDAFSLRDLVLTFLPEKQTRAIRHFHFHGWPEVGIPAEGRGMIDIIAAVQRQQQQSGNHPIVVHCSAGAGRTGTFIALSNILERVKAEGLLDVFQTVKSLRMQRPHMVQTVEQYDFCYRVVQDFVDIFSDYANFK; translated from the exons ATGCTTCTGTTTTTGGTGGCAACCACGACTTCATCGAATTCCAGTGGCAACGGCAaccatacacaag AGGGTGTCCCGTCCACCGGCCACCATGTCCTCCCCACCGTGCTGGTCCTGTCCCTGCTGCTGCTCATCATCGCGCTGCTGGCCTGGTACTTCCTCAG ttttaggttaaaaaaacagAGGAAAGCAGCGGTCACCACAGTGGACAAGAAGATACCAAATGGCATCCAGGAGGAACAAG ACGCGACGGTGGTCCTCCTGCCCAGGTCCGCTTCGGCCGCCAAGAACTACCCGCCGCTCGCCGTGGAGCACCTGGAGGACGAGTACAGGCTGCGCTCGGCCGACGACGGGAAACTCTTCCGGGAGGAGTACAAC TCTCTGCCGGGGGGCCACGCCCACGGGGCCTACGAGGAGGCCAACAAGGACGACAACAAGGACAAGAACAGATATCCCAACATTCTTCCCT ATGATCACTCCAGGGTGGTGCTGACGCAGCTGGAAGGAAGCTCCGCCTCCGACTACATCAACGCCTCGTACATCGAC GGTTTCACTGTTAAAAACAAGTTCATAGCAGCACAAG gtccGAAAGAGGAAACGGTGGCCGATTTCTGGAGGATGATTTGGGAGCAGAAAGTGTCGACGGTCGTCATGCTGACCAACTTGAAGGAGCGCAAGGAA GACAAGTGTTCCCAGTACTGGCCGGATCAGGGCTGCTGGACCTACGGGAACGTGCGCGTGGCCGTGGAGGACTTCACCGTGCTGGTGGATTACACCATACGCAAGTTCTGCATCCAATAC TCCAGCGACGCCGCCAAGACGCCGCGGCCGGTCACGCAGATGCACTTCACCAGCTGGCCCGACTTCGGCGTGCCCTTCTCGCCCATCGGGATGCTCAAGTTCCTCAAGAAGGTCAAGGCGCTCAATCCGCAGTTTGCCGGGCCCATCGTGGTCCACTGCAG CGCCGGCGTGGGTCGGACCGGCACGTTCATCGTGATCGACGGCATGATCGACATGATGCACGCCGAGCAGAAAGTGGACGTGTTCGGCTTCGTCTCCAAGATCCGGGAGCAGCGCTCGCAGCTCATCCAGACGGAC ACGCAGTACTCGTTCATCTACCAGGCGCTGCTGGAGTACTACCTGTACGGGGACACGGAGCTGGACGTGTCGTCTCTGGAGGGCCACCTGCACAAGCTGCACAACACCTTCAACCAGGGGGACCGCGTCGGTCTGGAGGAGGAGTTTAAG AAACTGACCAACATGCGTATCATGAAGGAGAACATGAGAACGGGGAACCTGCCCGCCAACATGAAGAAGAACCGAGTGCTGCAGATCATTCCGt acgaCTTCAACAGAGTGATTCTCTCCATGAGGAGAGGGCAGGAGTTTACGGATTACATTAACGCATCCTTCATAGAT GGATACCGGCAGAAGGACTACTTCATCGCCACGCAGGGCCCGCTGCAGCACACCGTGGAGGACTTCTGGCGGATGGTGTGGGAGTGGAAGTGCCACTCCGTCGTCATGCTCACCGAGCTCCAGGAGAGGGAGCAG GACAAGTGTTGTCAGTACTGGCCCGCCGAGGAGTCGCAAACGTACGGCGACTACGGCGTGGAGACGAAGGCCGACGTCTTGTGCGACGCTTTTAGCCTACGAGACCTGGTGCTCACCTTCCTGCCG GAGAAGCAGACGCGCGCCATCCGCCacttccacttccacggctGGCCCGAGGTGGGCATCCCGGCCGAGGGGCGGGGCATGATCGACATCATCGCGGCGGtgcagcggcagcagcagcagtcggGCAACCATCCCATCGTGGTGCACTGCAG CGCCGGCGCGGGGCGGACCGGTACGTTCATTGCACTGAGCAACATCCTGGAGCGCGTCAAGGCCGAGGGGCTGCTGGACGTCTTCCAGACTGTCAAGAGTTTACGCATGCAGAGGCCGCACATGGTCCAGACCGTG GAGCAGTACGACTTCTGTTACCGGGTGGTACAAGACTTTGTGGACATTTTCTCCGACTATGCCAACTTCAAATGA
- the entpd1 gene encoding ectonucleoside triphosphate diphosphohydrolase 1 isoform X1 yields the protein MSAQRDMKERNPWHTSGTVALVAIGVMAAVALVAVAVVQNLPPAQKYKYGIVLDAGSSHTTVFVYRWPAEKHNGTGRAEQKHFCDVKGPGISSYAAAPWKAGQTLRDCMRQAEDSIPQNRRAETPLYLGATAGMRLLNMKNSSASEEVFRAVSDTLQTFPFSYQGARILSGQEEGAFGWVTVNYLDDRLKQGLRTTGALDLGGASTQISFVPQRSEGADDSVTFRLYGNDYDLYTHSFLCYGKDQALRLALAHHTQSGAVAIKDPCFHPGYVAKKSYSDLYDSPCVSDRKPGGAPESFQHTGIGNFQQCQDVVRALFNFSQCRSSRCSFNGVYQPPVEGQFRAFSAYYYTMNFFNLTDASVPLDTVKETIARFCATPWQQVKQENPGIRMKYLVEYCFAGVYLITLLTDGYNFTSETYSNIQFVHKIKGSDAGWTLGYMLNLTNMIPAEAPDAPPLPYGGYVSIVTVSVVLLMTLLLLLGCTLRPACSKRLRVI from the exons ATGTCTGCACAAAGAG ACATGAAGGAGAGGAACCCGTGGCACACGTCCGGGACGGTGGCGCTGGTTGCGATCGGCGTGATGGCCGCGGTCGCCCTGGTGGCGGTCGCGGTGGTCCAGAACCTGCCCCCGGCGCAGAAGTACAAG TACGGGATCGTGCTGGACGCCGGCTCGTCGCACACGACCGTCTTCGTCTACCGGTGGCCCGCCGAGAAGCACAACGGCACGGGCCGGGCCGAGCAGAAGCACTTCTGCGACGTCAAGG GTCCGGGAATCTCCAGTTACGCGGCGGCGCCGTGGAAGGCCGGCCAGACCCTGAGGGACTGCATGCGCCAGGCCGAGGACAGCATTCCCCAGAACAGACGCGCCGAGACGCCGCTCTACCTGGGAGCCACCGCCGGGATGAGATTGCTCAA TATGAAGAATAGCTCGGCATCCGAGGAGGTGTTCAGGGCCGTGTCGGACACTCTGCAGACCTTCCCGTTCTCCTACCAGGGCGCCAGGATCCTCAGCGGCCAGGAGGAAGGCGCCTTCGGATGGGTCACCGTCAACTACTTGGACGACCGCCTCAAGCAG GGCCTGAGGACCACGGGGGCCTTGGACCTCGGCGGGGCGTCCACCCAGATTAGCTTCGTGCCCCAAAGGTCGGAGGGCGCCGACGACTCGGTGACCTTCCGCCTGTACGGAAACGACTACGACCTTTACACTCACAGCTTCCTGTGCTACGGGAAGGATCAGGCCCTCCGACTGGCGCTGGCGCACCACACGCAG TCCGGTGCTGTGGCGATTAAGGACCCGTGCTTCCACCCGGGCTACGTCGCGAAAAAGTCGTACTCGGACCTCTACGACAGCCCCTGCGTGTCGGACAGGAAACCCGGCGGAGCCCCCGAGTCTTTCCAGCACACGGGAATAGGAAACTTCCAACAATGCCAGGACGTGGTCCGGGCCCTCTTCAACTTCAGCCAGTGCAGATCCAGCCGCTGCTCCTTCAACGGCGTCTACCAGCCTCCGGTGGAGGGACAATTCAGG GCGTTCTCGGCCTACTACTACACCATGAACTTTTTCAACCTCACCGACGCGTCCGTCCCTCTGGACACGGTTAAGGAAACCATCGCCCGCTTCTGCGCCACGCCCTggcagcag GTGAAGCAAGAGAATCCCGGCATCAGAATGAAGTATTTGGTGGAGTACTGCTTCGCCGGCGTGTACCTCATCACGCTGCTGACGGACGGCTACAACTTCACCTCCGAAACGTACTCCAACATTCAATTTGTACACAAG ATCAAAGGAAGCGACGCGGGCTGGACTCTGGGCTACATGCTGAACCTGACCAACATGATCCCGGCCGAGGCTCCCGACGCGCCGCCGCTGCCCTACGGCGGCTACGTGAGCATCGTCACCGTCAGCGTGGTCCTCCTCATGACCCTCCTTTTGCTGCTCGGGTGCACCCTCAGGCCCGCCTGCTCCAAGCGGCTGCGCGTCATATAG
- the LOC133495674 gene encoding receptor-type tyrosine-protein phosphatase epsilon-like isoform X1, with amino-acid sequence MLLFLVATTTSSNSSGNGNHTQEGVPSTGHHVLPTVLVLSLLLLIIALLAWYFLSFRLKKQRKAAVTTVDKKIPNGIQEEQDATVVLLPRSASAAKNYPPLAVEHLEDEYRLRSADDGKLFREEYNSLPGGHAHGAYEEANKDDNKDKNRYPNILPYDHSRVVLTQLEGSSASDYINASYIDGFTVKNKFIAAQGPKEETVADFWRMIWEQKVSTVVMLTNLKERKEDKCSQYWPDQGCWTYGNVRVAVEDFTVLVDYTIRKFCIQYQSSDAAKTPRPVTQMHFTSWPDFGVPFSPIGMLKFLKKVKALNPQFAGPIVVHCSAGVGRTGTFIVIDGMIDMMHAEQKVDVFGFVSKIREQRSQLIQTDTQYSFIYQALLEYYLYGDTELDVSSLEGHLHKLHNTFNQGDRVGLEEEFKKLTNMRIMKENMRTGNLPANMKKNRVLQIIPYDFNRVILSMRRGQEFTDYINASFIDGYRQKDYFIATQGPLQHTVEDFWRMVWEWKCHSVVMLTELQEREQDKCCQYWPAEESQTYGDYGVETKADVLCDAFSLRDLVLTFLPEKQTRAIRHFHFHGWPEVGIPAEGRGMIDIIAAVQRQQQQSGNHPIVVHCSAGAGRTGTFIALSNILERVKAEGLLDVFQTVKSLRMQRPHMVQTVEQYDFCYRVVQDFVDIFSDYANFK; translated from the exons ATGCTTCTGTTTTTGGTGGCAACCACGACTTCATCGAATTCCAGTGGCAACGGCAaccatacacaag AGGGTGTCCCGTCCACCGGCCACCATGTCCTCCCCACCGTGCTGGTCCTGTCCCTGCTGCTGCTCATCATCGCGCTGCTGGCCTGGTACTTCCTCAG ttttaggttaaaaaaacagAGGAAAGCAGCGGTCACCACAGTGGACAAGAAGATACCAAATGGCATCCAGGAGGAACAAG ACGCGACGGTGGTCCTCCTGCCCAGGTCCGCTTCGGCCGCCAAGAACTACCCGCCGCTCGCCGTGGAGCACCTGGAGGACGAGTACAGGCTGCGCTCGGCCGACGACGGGAAACTCTTCCGGGAGGAGTACAAC TCTCTGCCGGGGGGCCACGCCCACGGGGCCTACGAGGAGGCCAACAAGGACGACAACAAGGACAAGAACAGATATCCCAACATTCTTCCCT ATGATCACTCCAGGGTGGTGCTGACGCAGCTGGAAGGAAGCTCCGCCTCCGACTACATCAACGCCTCGTACATCGAC GGTTTCACTGTTAAAAACAAGTTCATAGCAGCACAAG gtccGAAAGAGGAAACGGTGGCCGATTTCTGGAGGATGATTTGGGAGCAGAAAGTGTCGACGGTCGTCATGCTGACCAACTTGAAGGAGCGCAAGGAA GACAAGTGTTCCCAGTACTGGCCGGATCAGGGCTGCTGGACCTACGGGAACGTGCGCGTGGCCGTGGAGGACTTCACCGTGCTGGTGGATTACACCATACGCAAGTTCTGCATCCAATAC CAGTCCAGCGACGCCGCCAAGACGCCGCGGCCGGTCACGCAGATGCACTTCACCAGCTGGCCCGACTTCGGCGTGCCCTTCTCGCCCATCGGGATGCTCAAGTTCCTCAAGAAGGTCAAGGCGCTCAATCCGCAGTTTGCCGGGCCCATCGTGGTCCACTGCAG CGCCGGCGTGGGTCGGACCGGCACGTTCATCGTGATCGACGGCATGATCGACATGATGCACGCCGAGCAGAAAGTGGACGTGTTCGGCTTCGTCTCCAAGATCCGGGAGCAGCGCTCGCAGCTCATCCAGACGGAC ACGCAGTACTCGTTCATCTACCAGGCGCTGCTGGAGTACTACCTGTACGGGGACACGGAGCTGGACGTGTCGTCTCTGGAGGGCCACCTGCACAAGCTGCACAACACCTTCAACCAGGGGGACCGCGTCGGTCTGGAGGAGGAGTTTAAG AAACTGACCAACATGCGTATCATGAAGGAGAACATGAGAACGGGGAACCTGCCCGCCAACATGAAGAAGAACCGAGTGCTGCAGATCATTCCGt acgaCTTCAACAGAGTGATTCTCTCCATGAGGAGAGGGCAGGAGTTTACGGATTACATTAACGCATCCTTCATAGAT GGATACCGGCAGAAGGACTACTTCATCGCCACGCAGGGCCCGCTGCAGCACACCGTGGAGGACTTCTGGCGGATGGTGTGGGAGTGGAAGTGCCACTCCGTCGTCATGCTCACCGAGCTCCAGGAGAGGGAGCAG GACAAGTGTTGTCAGTACTGGCCCGCCGAGGAGTCGCAAACGTACGGCGACTACGGCGTGGAGACGAAGGCCGACGTCTTGTGCGACGCTTTTAGCCTACGAGACCTGGTGCTCACCTTCCTGCCG GAGAAGCAGACGCGCGCCATCCGCCacttccacttccacggctGGCCCGAGGTGGGCATCCCGGCCGAGGGGCGGGGCATGATCGACATCATCGCGGCGGtgcagcggcagcagcagcagtcggGCAACCATCCCATCGTGGTGCACTGCAG CGCCGGCGCGGGGCGGACCGGTACGTTCATTGCACTGAGCAACATCCTGGAGCGCGTCAAGGCCGAGGGGCTGCTGGACGTCTTCCAGACTGTCAAGAGTTTACGCATGCAGAGGCCGCACATGGTCCAGACCGTG GAGCAGTACGACTTCTGTTACCGGGTGGTACAAGACTTTGTGGACATTTTCTCCGACTATGCCAACTTCAAATGA
- the LOC133495676 gene encoding potassium channel subfamily K member 1-like: protein MEGVCARFVERHRPTLNFALLVGAYAAYLLVGAAIFSAVELPYELRLRGELEASRRDFLANNTCVSESGLRELLARALEANNYGVSLVGKSSRRNWDFMSSLFFTSTVLTTTGYGHTVPLSDEGKAFCILYSILGIPLTLFFLSAVVQRLMIVVTRRPVAYFPSRWAMSKAKFAGVHAAVLAAAVAFAVFVVPAWIFFTLEPEWNFLESLYFCFISLTTIGLGDYVPGESHSMDDGRHWQLYKLIITLYLLLGLVCLLVLMETCVELPQMKRLRQRFYRDDLARELDGETANIIEREHSPDASDRVLASVSQQADTLRAGGGPYTLASALDGKLN, encoded by the exons ATGGAGGGCGTCTGCGCCCGCTTCGTCGAGCGCCACCGGCCGACGCTCAACTTCGCGCTGCTGGTGGGCGCCTACGCCGCCTACCTGCTCGTCGGCGCCGCCATCTTCTCCGCCGTCGAGCTGCCCTACGAGCTCCGGCTCCGCGGAGAGCTGGAGGCCAGCCGGCGGGACTTCCTGGCCAACAACACCTGCGTGTCCGAGTCCGGCCTCCGCGAGCTGCTGGCGCGAGCGCTGGAGGCCAACAACTACGGCGTGTCGCTGGTGGGCAAGAGCAGCCGGCGCAACTGGGACTTCATGTCGTCGCTCTTCTTCACCAGCACCGTGCTGACCACCACCG GTTACGGCCACACGGTTCCTCTTTCGGACGAAGGGAAGGCCTTCTGCATCCTCTACTCCATCCTGGGCATCCCCCTcaccctcttcttcctctccgcCGTGGTCCAGAGGCTCATGATTGTGGTCACCCGCCGCCCCGTCGCCTACTTCCCGAGCCGCTGGGCCATGTCCAAGGCCAAGTTCGCCGGCGTCCACGCGGCGGTCCTCGCCGCGGCGGTGGCCTTCGCCGTGTTCGTCGTCCCGGCGTGGATCTTCTTCACCCTGGAGCCAGAGTGGAACTTCCTGGAGTCCCTCTACTTCTGCTTCATCTCCTTGACCACCATCGGGCTCGGCGATTACGTCCCAGGCGAATCTCACAGTATGGACGACGGCCGTCATTGGCAGCTCTACAAGTTGATCATCACTT TGTACCTGCTGCTGGGTCTGGTTTGCCTTCTGGTGCTGATGGAGACGTGCGTGGAGCTGCCGCAGATGAAGCGCCTGCGTCAGCGCTTCTACCGGGACGACCTCGCGCGCGAGCTGGACGGCGAGACGGCCAACATCATCGAGCGGGAACACTCCCCCGACGCGTCCGACCGCGTCCTCGCGTCCGTGTCGCAGCAGGCCGACACCTTGCGGGCCGGCGGCGGGCCGTACACGCTGGCGTCCGCCCTCGACGGGAAGCTCAACTAG
- the entpd1 gene encoding ectonucleoside triphosphate diphosphohydrolase 1 isoform X2 codes for MKERNPWHTSGTVALVAIGVMAAVALVAVAVVQNLPPAQKYKYGIVLDAGSSHTTVFVYRWPAEKHNGTGRAEQKHFCDVKGPGISSYAAAPWKAGQTLRDCMRQAEDSIPQNRRAETPLYLGATAGMRLLNMKNSSASEEVFRAVSDTLQTFPFSYQGARILSGQEEGAFGWVTVNYLDDRLKQGLRTTGALDLGGASTQISFVPQRSEGADDSVTFRLYGNDYDLYTHSFLCYGKDQALRLALAHHTQSGAVAIKDPCFHPGYVAKKSYSDLYDSPCVSDRKPGGAPESFQHTGIGNFQQCQDVVRALFNFSQCRSSRCSFNGVYQPPVEGQFRAFSAYYYTMNFFNLTDASVPLDTVKETIARFCATPWQQVKQENPGIRMKYLVEYCFAGVYLITLLTDGYNFTSETYSNIQFVHKIKGSDAGWTLGYMLNLTNMIPAEAPDAPPLPYGGYVSIVTVSVVLLMTLLLLLGCTLRPACSKRLRVI; via the exons ATGAAGGAGAGGAACCCGTGGCACACGTCCGGGACGGTGGCGCTGGTTGCGATCGGCGTGATGGCCGCGGTCGCCCTGGTGGCGGTCGCGGTGGTCCAGAACCTGCCCCCGGCGCAGAAGTACAAG TACGGGATCGTGCTGGACGCCGGCTCGTCGCACACGACCGTCTTCGTCTACCGGTGGCCCGCCGAGAAGCACAACGGCACGGGCCGGGCCGAGCAGAAGCACTTCTGCGACGTCAAGG GTCCGGGAATCTCCAGTTACGCGGCGGCGCCGTGGAAGGCCGGCCAGACCCTGAGGGACTGCATGCGCCAGGCCGAGGACAGCATTCCCCAGAACAGACGCGCCGAGACGCCGCTCTACCTGGGAGCCACCGCCGGGATGAGATTGCTCAA TATGAAGAATAGCTCGGCATCCGAGGAGGTGTTCAGGGCCGTGTCGGACACTCTGCAGACCTTCCCGTTCTCCTACCAGGGCGCCAGGATCCTCAGCGGCCAGGAGGAAGGCGCCTTCGGATGGGTCACCGTCAACTACTTGGACGACCGCCTCAAGCAG GGCCTGAGGACCACGGGGGCCTTGGACCTCGGCGGGGCGTCCACCCAGATTAGCTTCGTGCCCCAAAGGTCGGAGGGCGCCGACGACTCGGTGACCTTCCGCCTGTACGGAAACGACTACGACCTTTACACTCACAGCTTCCTGTGCTACGGGAAGGATCAGGCCCTCCGACTGGCGCTGGCGCACCACACGCAG TCCGGTGCTGTGGCGATTAAGGACCCGTGCTTCCACCCGGGCTACGTCGCGAAAAAGTCGTACTCGGACCTCTACGACAGCCCCTGCGTGTCGGACAGGAAACCCGGCGGAGCCCCCGAGTCTTTCCAGCACACGGGAATAGGAAACTTCCAACAATGCCAGGACGTGGTCCGGGCCCTCTTCAACTTCAGCCAGTGCAGATCCAGCCGCTGCTCCTTCAACGGCGTCTACCAGCCTCCGGTGGAGGGACAATTCAGG GCGTTCTCGGCCTACTACTACACCATGAACTTTTTCAACCTCACCGACGCGTCCGTCCCTCTGGACACGGTTAAGGAAACCATCGCCCGCTTCTGCGCCACGCCCTggcagcag GTGAAGCAAGAGAATCCCGGCATCAGAATGAAGTATTTGGTGGAGTACTGCTTCGCCGGCGTGTACCTCATCACGCTGCTGACGGACGGCTACAACTTCACCTCCGAAACGTACTCCAACATTCAATTTGTACACAAG ATCAAAGGAAGCGACGCGGGCTGGACTCTGGGCTACATGCTGAACCTGACCAACATGATCCCGGCCGAGGCTCCCGACGCGCCGCCGCTGCCCTACGGCGGCTACGTGAGCATCGTCACCGTCAGCGTGGTCCTCCTCATGACCCTCCTTTTGCTGCTCGGGTGCACCCTCAGGCCCGCCTGCTCCAAGCGGCTGCGCGTCATATAG